In Ooceraea biroi isolate clonal line C1 chromosome 14, Obir_v5.4, whole genome shotgun sequence, the genomic window tgaaatggaactcacTGGAgacctttctcaaacgggtggtcacgggagatgaaaaatgggtggtatataacaacattcgacgcaagcggtcatggtgcggtccgggtgagtcgtcacaatcggttgccaaagcggatttgcatccgaagaaagtaatgctgagtgtgtggtgggattggcgaggcgtcctgtacttcgagctgcttccgcgcggtcagaccatcgacgccgagaagcattgcgctcagttagaaaaattgaagcaggcagtggcggagaagcggccggaattggcgaacaggaagggcgttgtcttccaccacgacaacgccaaaccacacactgctttggtgaccaagaagaagttgaagtgctttggctgggaagtcatgcagcacccaccgtactccccagaccttgcgccgtcggattaccatctgttccggtcactctaaaacaatctcgacgggcagcgctttaattcagtggacgctattcaaacgtacttgaaggactttttcgcgcagaagtcgcgcgacttctacaaacgcggcattatgtcccttccagaacgttggcagaaggtggtcgatcaagatggacaatacattctagattgaataaatgtgtaagtacaatagatttatattttaatttagggcaaaaaaaccgcagaacttaatgaacaacctaatacatactttcatacaaataaatatttcattgcaaGTATTTTGTTCAAAATACTGgccgctgctaaaccgaatcagtAGGTCCGTTTGTTATtgctgcactagttcagaatttttttctaaagtaAAAcattgcttttttttcttactcttttctttgcaagtattttatatattttatattctatacatatatatatgtttaatacaAATTACGTATCCTTTAGgcatatctaaaatatttataaatttagtgAAATAGAATGGGCCCCTCCAACGCCCATTCCCGTGAGAACGCAaccaatatattgtttcgtcTCTCCGATTGCTCATACGAGGCATGTGAGCAGTAATGCATTTATTTGCAAGAAGTGTTCGTTTGAATAACGCACTCAACGAGCAATAATGTATTACCATACATTTATGACATAAAGTCAATGCCACGTATGTGATGCCTTTGAAAATGAcgcataaacatttttaaactcGGAATAAGCGTCAGTTTGTTATTTCGTTAAATTGTAACAAAATGACGTTTCATACCGACGTTTTCACGTCATTGGAAATCGCTGGCTTTATTTCTTATGCCAGAAATTTCCGCATCTGGCTTTCTTGTACATGTCAGATCACGAATTGATCTGGCTTTGTTGTACAGTTTTTATGTTGGAAAAAGAGTCAGTTCCTGACTTTGcaaaatagtaagaaaatgACGTCTCATGCGCTTCACgtcattgcaatatttttcctcGCATGGATCTTTTCCCAACGCTATAGCAGTAGCAAAGGCGGCAGCATAAATACCACAACTCGTACTATCCGGTTGTGTTTGGACCTTTTCAAAAATCATATCGCTCACGGTTATTTGTGGGAAACGTTTGCGAATATAACCTTTTTCCTTTGCTGCTAATTTGTGGTATGTACAGCCGGGTATGCTGTCATACACATGCAGTTTGGAACCGTCAAAGAAAATGCACCGCCAATGATCGGTACAATTCCCTCCAATTATTTGAATGCTCATGTCGTTATTACTAGCGTCAATGAACTGAGGAGATTCCAAGTACTGCACGCTTTGTGTCTCGAAAGGAGACGTCTCTCTGACGATGCGTAAAAATGCATCTAAAGATTCATCAGTCACTTTGCTATGCAGAGGTAAAATATTCTGCTCCAGCAAAGAGAAAGGAACAATCGTATCGTCGAGAGTGTGTTTCATTCTTCTTGCATCTTCTTCAGTTAATTCTCCGTTGTTCGAATAACTGATAATGATGCAATCATCTTCTTGCTCCTCACACTGAGAAACAGCAGATGGTGTTACTGGACTAATCTGTTCAGCAGTTTCATCTTTCAAGAAGATTTTTCGATCAACTACTGAACTTTTTGTCCTTTTACATGCATCTTTACGTTCTTTAGCTTCAAGTATGTACTGCGGATTTCTTATTGGCAAGTGCCTATTGTGGCGACTGTCCAATATCTCCGGCAGCATGCTTTCATTATAGAAACGTATTAGCAAAGGTAGCATttgatttttccaaaaacttTCATCTCTGCTAACACGCACTATTTTAAAGCTTTTAGGCGTCCACACAACAAAGATGCAATAATCTCGCCGTGTGATATTTAATTGACCTTGAACCTGGTAAAAGAATCGATGTTTCTGATTCATTTCATCAGGATTCTTTTTGTCAAACACGGTCTTCAATTGAGGCAATTTCTGTACAGCCTCATCAGCTGTCAAATTCTCAGCTGACAAAGGACATTTAATCTCCAGGAGACCGTCTTCATCAATAAGACCGTCAGGAGAAGCGCCCAAGCATGGATTTTCTTCATCAATAAACAATCCACATGGTCTAATGTCCTTGTTTAACTTTACAGCAATCTGTTTCTTTGCGACGTCCTCCATGTCGCGTTCATATTTCATGGCAGCGATCTCGATGGAAGGAGGAaacaaaatgctttttactGTCGCTGCGCAAGACGTTGTTGGTCTCATGCGACATACGATTCCAAAATTGGATGCCGTCAACATTTCGCGTCTCAATGAGTGCCACAATTCGCAATCACTTTGACCTCTTGTCTGACATTCAATTTGGTTAGGATTAGCTGCGATTTCGAGCAACCTTTCAACATGATTTTGTTGTAATTGCTCTAACACATGAGGTGGAAGATCTGGTTTTTGCGATTGTGGGCCGTAATAAGAATCTGGCCCTGCCTCTCGCTTAAACCTTTTCTGTCTCCCTTCCACCTCTCTGTATTGTTTAACTTGCGCAACTCTGATTTGTCGTCGTCTTTCTAAATTAGCGACAACAGGAGGAACATTCTTACCCATGCTGTCATGCACTTGTGTAAGAATTTGTTGCGTGTTGTACTGCACAACACTTCCTGCAATTCTGGCATTATATGAACCTCGTCTGCCAAAATGAATGCGTTTTCCACCAATTTCTTTGCAGATGATGGAATCGAACGATTCTGCAggattgtttgttaaatttactAACAAACTGTCAGAATGAGCGCTCAGCCACTTGACAGCACTATCAACTTTTTGATATAGACCATAGAACTGCAAAGATggcacataattatttttgttgctACAGTTGCTTTCGTTTATATTATGTTGTTTGCATCGCTTATGCTCACCGAAAATATGATTAGGGACATTTAATATGGCTTTTTGCAAGTCCGTAACCTTCATATGGTGAGGTTGCGATCGTTCTCTTTGCACAGCGGCTAATCGCAACACTTCTTTGcgtattttcaaaatattgtttttcacAACATTTCGTAACTGTACAAAATTACGCCTCCTATACATGCTTGGCTGAGTCGTTTCTGCTATAGTTCTCAGCTTTTTGCATAGTTGCGAAGCAAATGATTGGTGCATTCAATCTTTCGCACCATCACATGCATCTCGCGGTACGGATCATTATTAATGATGGACTGATATACACTACTATCGCCATCAGCAATAACTGTTTTATAAATCAGTCCATGCATTTCCAGGCTACTGTTAAAACCTTCCGCAATAGCATCGCTCTCCATGCTTGTCGAGCTTGCGTTGCGGTCAAAATTTTTGTAGCATATATGCTTTCGTACCTGGACACCTCGTTCCTCCGCCATGGCGCATAGCGAGCAATATTTGTTTCGGATACCGATGAAGAGAACTTTCCTCGTGTGGTAACCAATTATGGCACCGACGCCGGAAGATGAATCGTACGCAGAACCGTACGACCTCTTCATCCAACTCCCATCCGCTACAACGGTTATATATGGAATGCCATTTATAATGTCATTCCTTTCTATAGCGAGTTGTTTTTCAACCTCGCCTGCCATTTTCATGCTTTCCATGGCAGTTTTTTGGAAATCGTCGACTAAACTTTCTCGACGATTAATGTATGTCTTTTCGGACATACGAGGAATGTTTACAGCCGCACAGAATTCTTCCAGCTGGGCGTAACCAATTCCCATTGTAACAGTTCCTGCTACCGCAGCTGTATTAACATCTAATACATGCGGTTCCATGGGTTCCGACCAGATGTAGTCTTCATAATTGCACATTTGGCATTTGAAGAACAACTGCGTCCTTAACCCACGGCGATTAGAATTTATGAGTTTCCAATCTTTAAATTGGCACTCGATTCCTCGCGCATGCTTATCAAATGTTCTGTGGATTTCATTCCACATATAAGAAATGTCGACAATGCGACGGCCTTCAGGCAGGTTTTCCTGAATACGACCGGTATCCAGGCCGCCACTTTCGACAACCAAATCGTTGTCATCTTCATAAGGCGTCACAGTGCCACCAGCACGCGTGCTTTCCTGGATACAATTTGTATCCAGGCGGTCACTTTCGACAACAGTATTGTCATCGTCGCTAAGTTTCAAATTACTAGTAGATATACCTATAATTGACGCTGACTCCAGACATCCCTGTTTGACTGCGGAACTACTTTTGGATTCCATCTTGTCGTCCAAATATTGCTGCCTAGTACCGACAGGTTTTGCAGTCCTGGAGTCTTTAGATGTTAGCTCCATTGCCCTCATTAGTTGTCTCCTAAGAaggaaaaacatatttcattACTCTGTTACccctatttaaataatatgccataaatttcatattatgcATTTCTTCATATAAGATTATTTTGAAAAGTCTGCAGTATGACACAAAGTCTTTTCTCATAAATActtgtataatacaatacgTAGTGCAAAACCATATACAGATAGTACAGATAGTagaatgaataaaatgtttttgaaacattgttgcctcttatatatttttgtaattacaaTGTAAGTGTAAAACACATGTGATGtgaaacatttcttataaGAAATTAGAAATGAATCACATCTGGTTGTCGTGCATGTCAGCCCACGAGGTATCTGGCACTGAAAACTAttgatacatatgtataattcatttcataaaaataataatgaacaaaAGACTGCCTtcctttttgaaaaaagatatgtaaatAGAACAATtgattataatgtatatttgctACTTTTCACCCGAATTATTTGctcaataaaatagaattagtGCAATATAAGAGTGTATTTTGATTTAGGTAGATTATATCGTAGTAGCTACTGCAGCTAAGTAAATGActataaatttaatcaatcCATCGATCTATCTGTATATGATAATCAAATGCAATAATTAGAAATCAGGTGTAGAAGCTTTCAAATATAGAAATGTGTAATAAAtgtaagagataaaaaaaaacgtaggattattaataatgacttACCGTTTCATACATGTTTTCTTGCGGGAAAGTCTCCGAACAGAGAAGGGCAACGATTTTTTAGTTCCTTTGTGTGGCATGATATGCACGTACACACTTCACCTTACTTCAATCCTTACACACCTTACTTCACTCTATGTAAATACACAAAGTACAATTTCTTCCGCGCTGCAATGAGTGTAGCGTGCAACGCTCGAGTATCTCAACGGTCGAGTTATGTAGCGCTATTTTGTTTCGCGAGCGCGAGTCGGAGCTCGCATCAGCGCATGTGTGAATTACCTGACCTGCGTGACTGCGAGTATGTATAGCCGCACTTCGTATCAgcacatatatgcatatatatgtttgCGCGAATCAGCTGGCTTCGCGGCTCACTGCTTCCGCACTTattttcaaacaaatattGCTTGAGCAATGAGATATTTCATATGTTTctgtgtatatttattatgtcatatatttcacatttcatagaaaaaaattttttatatatataaatttccagaacacgttttaaataatgtttccattgttatttttacatgtcaCAGTATGTCtacattgaattttattaacgacTACGGTAAGTTCCATTAAATGTAAGAATAAcaatgaattttaaaattattcaataacatCTTTCTCCAGTACATACAATAATAAGTCCAATTTATTTGTTGAGATAACTGGCAATACATTACAAATCAATCGTCGTCATAACGTTTCGACTtttttttggtaattatgaAGTGTGATTTTGTAAATTGCAGCAAAACATCGTTTTCTGAAAGTAATATTTCATGTCTGTTACGAAAAAATAGGaagcaattataaaatagtattaCTGACATAAAGTAactaacataaataaaaattacataacagAATTAAGTAGAAACACACAGCGAACAGTAAGAGTGACATTCTCGAGCAAAGCTGACAATACTGTGTTGTTAAAAATACTGATGACTGGTCTAAACAGATGTTGTTTTTCTAAATAGCGTCATATATGCAAAGCAAGTTATCTGTATCTTTTTACAAGTACATATGTTAAAAATGTCAGGAAGAACATAAAGAAAAACGGTTTCTTTTAACTATACCGAAAGAAGTggattgtattataaaaagaggaaaaatatgCTAACGAATAAGCGAAGAACGGGAGTTATTTACTGAATTTACAGTATTGTAATTCATGTTATATTGGACAGACGAAGAGGCATTTAGAAACGCGTATCAAGGAACATATATATCTGACAGCATGTAGATAATCACTCCGTCGTAAGTAAGCTACATGTTGCAACCATGAGTTTTACTGGTATAACgtgaaaattattcatcaagaaaatcatattaaaaagagagaaacagctGAAATGTTCTATATAAAACGATATGATAACGCTATTACAGATAACTTGCCTTGTACATATGAcgctatttttaaaaatgcataaCATCTGTTTGCTTTGACCAGTCAGCAGTATTTTGAACAACACATAGTATTGTCAGCTTTGCTCGAAGATCATGGTTGTCACTCTTACTGTTTGCTGTGTGCTTCTTtctaattgttttatgtaatttttatttatgttgctTTCTGTCTGTAAGTAATGcaatttctaatttcttccttttttaaacaatttacctAAGGGCCAATAAGGGCCAAGGGTAATATTGTGTTTCATATATCAGTTATATCatgaaacgtaaatttcaattGTTATTATCTGTTGCGTATACTTTAAAGTAATTCATGATGCGGTCGGATTGGAAAATATGCAACACAACAATAAATtgtaatgcataataatattttacattatgtcatttatttaattaaaactaaaccCATTcccaataaattaataacattcatatcattacaattacattacatgaaacatgtaataaaattacatgtaatataattacatgttaaatgtaatataattgtaatgacattaatgttattaattcattaataccATCGCAACACATTATAAgagaattaaaatgtattatattaatattatattatattatacgaaATAGCCACGACCGCCTTGCGGTGTTCCTGCGATCTTGTTAGAAAAACGATACGTCAACAAAGATTATATACATCTGACAGACCGCGCGGAATCGTTGAAATCATGTTGTGTCAACAAAGCCTCAGTTGTTGATAGAAGCGGTGCGCGTTAGCATGAGTGAAAGAAATCGGGCAGTAGTGCACACGTACGCGGTTTTCGCTTGTGTGCGTCGCCCTCTCCTACGGTGAGCCGTTGGGCCGCGGCTGCAAATTGGGATCTCTGCGCAACGCGAGGCGCGACCGTGCCTGTTTCTAGCAGCGCCGACCAATCCTTAGTTCGAGCTGACCTTCCACCATGACAAGATGTAAGTATGACTGCAGTCCTATtcacttttctttctctttttctcttttctttctctttcacgacttttattttttttcctttttcctatctaaatgagattatttattttaatttcaatttttgttgCAGCCAAAAGCAGCAGAAAAAGCTgcacgacaacgacgaccGCGACAGAGACAGCGACGACCGCGACGGAGGCGGCGATGACCGCGACAGAGACGGTGATGACCGCGACGAAGACAGCGACGACCGCGACGGAGACGGAGACGACTGCGACGGAGGAGGTGGCGACTGCAACGACAACAACGATGACAATGGTGACGGTGACGGTGACGGCGGCAACTCAGACGCCCCCCCTAAAAGCCAGTGGGATGCCGCGGAACAAAATTCATACGGCTGGTATGCCGTACGATACAGAGAAGAAGGTAAGTCGTACTTTTATGAATACATACACAGATTCCGCGCATTTGATAGCATACGGTAGCATTCTGTGTCACTCTCGCTCGGACAAGTTGAGTCGAGCGAGAGTGACACAGAATGCTACCGTATGCTACCAAATGGAATTGAGTATCGTAGTGCTCGGAATTAGATGCATATTTTGGCCCGATTTCTGAGGCGACGCCTACTATCCCCCCGCTGCTCCTTCAAGCACGGACAGATCGCGTGTGTGATACTGTTTTCTCAGGAGCGTCTCTAGATAAGAAATTTGTCGGAATCGtatgttatacattattattattattattagctggCATTCAAAACTCGAAAGTTCATAGCTGCAATTACCAAAGTTCGCCATCGATCCCTGTCCTGAGCTACTGCCTCCCAATCCCCACTCTCGGCGCCTATATCATTGAGATCCGACTGAATATTGTCTACCCATCTACGTCTTGGTCTACCTAACGGTCTCTTGCAATTTGGTCTACCcgtcataattttatacgcgGTTCTATCCTTTTCCATACGTGCGACATGACCCGCCCACCTTAATCTgcgtgatttaattacattaattatatccggACTATCATAAAGTTTATGCAGCTCGACGTTGTGTAGCCTCCGCCATTCCCCCGTTTCCTCATCGCGTTTCGCCCCGAAAATTTTCCGTAATACCTTATTCTCGAAAACcctaaatttcttttcacctTGTAAAGTAAGTGCCCACGATTCACTTCCGTACAAAGCTACTGGGAGAATAATGGTTCGATATATTCTAAGTTTTAAACGCTTAGATAATAACCGCGACTCAAGTAATTTACGGACCGAATAAAAGGCTGCATTTCCCGCgttgattcttttcttaagTTCTACCCCAGTATCGTTTCCCTGATTAATAATCGTTCCcaagtatttaaaattgtcTATTCTTTCGAATATATTATCGCGAACCTGTAAATTATCGTTATCCTGATCCCTACTAGTTACCATGTATTTGGTCTTTTCCACACTAACCTGTAAACCGAGATATTTAGCATAATCTATCAATAATTCCGCATTTCTTATAATCGTTTCCTTATCGTCGCCTAGCCACGCAGTATCATCCGCATATGTTAAAACTTGAGTTTTACCGTTCAACTGCAGGCCATCCCCACTCTTCTGTACTTCTCTAATTGCATATtctaaaactaaattaaataaaaaaggggATAATGCATCGCCTCGTTTTAGCCCACTATGAATATCAAAAGTGTTTGAGATTTTGTTACCGACTTTTACTCTACCCTTTGTCTCTTTTAAACAAGTCTGAATtaaactatttaattttttgggTACCCCTATATAGGCCAGAATTTTAAACAGTGTCGTTCTGTTAATTGAATCGTATGCTTTTTTAAAATCTACATACAATTAATGGACTAGTTGACCAAATTCCcattttttctctaaaatttgTCGAAGAGTAAAAATCTGATCCGAAGTTGACCTATTTCTCCTAAATCTGCATTGATGATCCCCGATTATATCTTCTGCGTATGATGTCAATCTCGCGAGTAAAATGTTCGACAAAACCTTATAACAAgttgataaaagagaaattccacgataattattgcaatccATTTTGTCCCCCTTTTTAAAAATCGGAACTATCAACGATTCTGTCCATTGTTCCGGCAGCTCTTCtttattccaaataattttaactaaTTTATGAATTTCGTTCGTTAACTTCTTTCCCCCCAATTTTAATAGTTCTGCCGGAATCAAATCTATACCCggagctttgtaatttttgagccttttaattgcatttttagtTTCTAACACCGTCGGTTCGTCGATTAAAGGTTCCGCCGTATATACTTCTAAGTTTTCGACAGCCGGATCATTTTCAAATTGAACGTTTAACAGctgatcaaaataattttccacgtATCCAAAATTCCTGCCGTGTCCGTAATTAAATTCCCGTTTTCGTCTCTGAGTATCTCCGTTTTAGGCTGAAACCCTTTTCTCCAGTTATTTATTCCTATATACATCCCGcgtacgtttttatttcgaCAGTTTTCATCGATCTCCTCTACCTTACGTTTTAAGTAGTGACGCTTCTTACTTCTAACTAAATCCCTGGCCGATTtactacttttattatatagctCTTTGTTAGTGTCCGATTTATCCGATAGCCATCTTAACCGCGCCTTAGTTCTTTCTTTAATCATGTTTTCGCATTCCGAATCAAACCACGgtttatttttacttcttcTGCAATAACCGATCGTACTTTCCGCCGATTTAATCACAACATCCCGCACGTTTTCCCATTGCTTATTAACCGCGTTATCTTCCGTTTCGTCGACTTCTTCTAATGCCTCGAATCTATTAACTACTTCGACCGCGTATTTGACGCCGTTGTCTTCTTCCGCGAGATTACGTACGTTTATGCGCTTAATTCCGGCCGcctgttctttatttttccttgTCGAAAGACGCTCTCTAATTTTTGCAATGACGAGAAAATTATCTGAATCACAATCTGCCCCTCTGTACGACCTAACATCAAGAATATTCGTGTGTCGTCTCCTATCCACGAGAACATGATCGATTTGATTAATCGTATTTCCGTCCGGGGAAATCCACGTTTGcttatgtatgtttttatgtttgaAGCACGTGGTTTTGATAATCATATTCCTACCGGTCGCGAAGTTAATTACCCTATTACCATTTTCGTTGCTGCCATCGTGTAGGCTTTCCAATCCGATGGTCGGTTTAAAAATTTCCTCTTTACCAATTTTCGCGTTAAAGTCCCCTAACACGATTTTCATATAATCGCTTGGTAACTGATCTATGATGTGTTCGAGCTCGTCGTAAAATCCGTCTTTAATTTCGTCTTCCTTATCTTCGGTTGGCGCGTGTGCGTTTAATATCGCGATTTTATACTAACGACCTTGTACGATAAGTAACCCTAACCTTTCCTTGACGAACCTAATATTCCTGATCACGGACGTGATTTTGTTGTTAATCAAAAAACCGACGCCAAAACTATGGGTTTCCGACCCCCCATAGTGTAGTGTATACGCGCCCGAATTTACTGCCCCATTCCCGTCCCACCTAGTTTCTTGTAACGCGACGATCTCCGTTCTGTATCTCCCTACTTCCCGTATCATCATTTGAAACGCGCCCGGTCTATATAAGCTTCGAACGTTCCACGTACCTACCCTGATATCCCCCCCGTTTTTCGACTTTGTGCCGCATGAATTCCTCAAAGTACCCCTCACCCGGAGATCCGAACGGAGGGGTATTTTACCTCCGGAAAATTTTACCCCGAAAGAATTCATGGCGAAAGAATTCTGGTTGTTTCTTGATAATAGTCGTTTTACGGTGTGAGTTTATTAGACCTACACCCAACCCCCGAACAGGAGGGCCATTTCCAGTCGGCTGTCCGCGGCTGcttattcaatttattcgcAGCTAGCCCCACATAGAGGCCGTTCCTCTATCCGCAACCTGAGGACGCGCTGTGTCGTGGTGTCTGAGACCTACTCTCTTAGGGAGTTACTAAACCTAGTTAACCTACCCCTAAGACTAGCGGCTGTTGTGCTAGCACAGatgttatacattattatcacaaatatttatttcttatgtaAAGACGCTTCTGAGAAACAGCGTCATACGCGCGAACGACAGCCCGTTCGTCCGGCCCCAGGGGAGGAGGGCGGCAGCAGGGGAACAGTAGGCGTCGTCTCAGCAAACGGGCTCAGGAAATGTGCATGTAATGCCGAGCACTGCACTTACGCTTTACGTATGAGATTTtctatgtataaaaatgtaatgatataatgcaattttattttcagcgCAGGAAAGCTGCCGTTCAGCAGGCCctcaagagggagagagagagggtggcaCGCCGGCAGAAAGAAGGGACAGCGGCGGCTGGCTCACCGGcgccgacgccgccgccgccaccgtcgcAAACAATCTACGTACccccccgccgccgccgccgccatcaATGTATCCGTACTACGCGCACGGATacccgccgccgccaccgctatcgcgataaatatattttaaaaatatatgttttttaaattatatatggtgcaattttctttccttctttctccttttctatTTCCTTCAATTTATCGTGTTTATCTATCCAAAGtcgtatcttttttctttcggtcagactctctctctctctttcatcttgTTTTTTAGTTTTGAAGTATCTACATATAGTGTATTTGTAGGAAACTACAA contains:
- the LOC113563425 gene encoding uncharacterized protein LOC113563425 → MWNEIHRTFDKHARGIECQFKDWKLINSNRRGLRTQLFFKCQMCNYEDYIWSEPMEPHVLDVNTAAVAGTVTMGIGYAQLEEFCAAVNIPRMSEKTYINRRESLVDDFQKTAMESMKMAGEVEKQLAIERNDIINGIPYITVVADGSWMKRSYGSAYDSSSGVGAIIGYHTRKVLFIGIRNKYCSLCAMAEERGVQVRKHICYKNFDRNASSTSMESDAIAEGFNSSLEMHGLIYKTVIADGDSSVYQSIINNDPYREMHVMVRKIECTNHLLRNYAKS
- the LOC113563426 gene encoding LOW QUALITY PROTEIN: uncharacterized protein LOC113563426 (The sequence of the model RefSeq protein was modified relative to this genomic sequence to represent the inferred CDS: substituted 1 base at 1 genomic stop codon) encodes the protein MNSFGVKFSGGKIPLRSDLRVRGTLRNSCGTKSKNGGDIRVGTWNVRSLYRPGAFQMMIREVGRYRTEIVALQETRWDGNGAVNSGAYTLHYGGSETHSFGVGFLINNKITSVIRNIRFVKERLGLLIVQGRXYKIAILNAHAPTEDKEDEIKDGFYDELEHIIDQLPSDYMKIVLGDFNAKIGKEEIFKPTIGLESLHDGSNENGNRVINFATGRNMIIKTTCFKHKNIHKQTWISPDGNTINQIDHVLVDRRRHTNILDVRSYRGADCDSDNFLVIAKIRERLSTRKNKEQAAGIKRINVRNLAEEDNGVKYAVEVVNRFEALEEVDETEDNAVNKQWENVRDVVIKSAESTIGYCRRSKNKPWFDSECENMIKERTKARLRWLSDKSDTNKELYNKSSKSARDLVRSKKRHYLKRKVEEIDENCRNKNVRGMYIGINNWRKGFQPKTEILRDENGNLITDTAGILDTWKIILISFLEYAIREVQKSGDGLQLNGKTQVLTYADDTAWLGDDKETIIRNAELLIDYAKYLGLQVSVEKTKYMVTSRDQDNDNLQGNDTGVELKKRINAGNAAFYSVRKLLESRLLSKRLKLRIYRTIILPVALYGSESWALTLQGEKKFRVFENKVLRKIFGAKRDEETGEWRRLHNVELHKLYDSPDIINVIKSRRLRWAGHVARMEKDRTAYKIMTGRPNCKRPLGRPRRRWVDNIQSDLNDIGAESGDWEAVAQDRDRWRTLVIAAMNFRVLNAS